A genomic stretch from Cellulomonas sp. KRMCY2 includes:
- a CDS encoding bacterial proteasome activator family protein, whose protein sequence is MSTDSDRDRAPQDPTPHDQDQAETAPDATFVGQPAKVMRIGTMVKQLLEEVRSAPLDEAARGRLAEVHDRSLRELEDGLSPDLVAELRRITLPFPDDTSPSEAELRVAQAQLVGWLEGLFHGLQTALVAQQMATQAQLAQMRRALPPGVTVQLGQPGAEPDQDQRRAPGQYL, encoded by the coding sequence ATGAGCACCGACAGCGACCGCGACCGCGCCCCGCAGGACCCGACGCCGCACGACCAGGACCAGGCGGAGACGGCGCCCGACGCCACCTTCGTCGGGCAGCCGGCCAAGGTGATGCGGATCGGCACGATGGTCAAGCAGCTGCTCGAGGAGGTACGCAGCGCGCCGCTGGACGAGGCCGCCCGAGGCCGGCTCGCCGAAGTCCACGACCGGTCGCTGCGCGAGCTCGAGGACGGCCTGTCACCCGACCTGGTCGCCGAGCTGCGTCGGATCACGCTGCCGTTCCCCGACGACACGAGCCCGAGCGAGGCCGAGCTCCGCGTCGCACAGGCCCAGCTCGTCGGCTGGCTCGAAGGCCTGTTCCACGGGCTGCAGACCGCCCTGGTCGCCCAGCAGATGGCGACCCAGGCCCAGCTGGCCCAGATGCGCCGCGCGCTGCCGCCAGGGGTCACGGTCCAGCTCGGGCAGCCCGGCGCGGAGCCCGACCAGGACCAGCGCCGCGCCCCCGGCCAGTACCTCTGA
- a CDS encoding DMT family transporter — MPAPALFVASGLTQYLGAALAIGLFVQIPAPGVAWLRLVVAAAVLLVWRRPWRLRWTRRDLSVVALFGATLAAMNISFYLAIEHLPLGTAVAIEFVGPVTVAAITGSGWRERAGIGLAAVGVVLLAGVTLSLGSPGAVVGLAWILVAAVCWAGYILLGRKVAIGPDGVTSLSVAMAAGALFFAPLLAARSAPVLGSWGLVGAVVGVAVLSSVIPYGLEQIVLRRVSAATFAVLLAMLPATAAVVGAVVLRQWPHGLDVVGLLLVSGAIALTSVRRRPRVEAIAPA, encoded by the coding sequence GTGCCCGCACCCGCCCTGTTCGTCGCCTCCGGTCTGACCCAGTACCTGGGCGCCGCGCTCGCGATCGGTCTGTTCGTGCAGATCCCCGCGCCGGGCGTCGCCTGGCTGCGGCTGGTCGTCGCAGCGGCCGTGCTCCTGGTCTGGCGCCGGCCGTGGCGGCTGCGCTGGACCCGACGGGACCTCTCGGTCGTCGCGCTGTTCGGCGCGACCCTCGCCGCGATGAACATCAGCTTCTACCTCGCCATCGAGCACCTGCCGCTCGGGACGGCGGTCGCGATCGAGTTCGTCGGCCCGGTCACCGTCGCGGCGATCACCGGGTCGGGCTGGCGGGAGCGTGCCGGCATCGGGCTCGCAGCGGTCGGGGTCGTGCTGCTCGCCGGCGTGACCCTGAGTCTCGGATCGCCCGGCGCCGTCGTCGGGCTGGCCTGGATCCTGGTCGCAGCGGTGTGCTGGGCCGGCTACATCCTGCTCGGCCGCAAAGTTGCGATCGGGCCGGACGGCGTGACGTCGCTGTCGGTCGCGATGGCCGCCGGAGCGCTCTTCTTCGCGCCCCTGCTCGCCGCGCGCAGCGCGCCGGTGCTCGGCTCCTGGGGTCTGGTCGGGGCAGTCGTCGGCGTGGCGGTGCTGTCCTCGGTGATCCCGTACGGCCTCGAGCAGATCGTGCTCCGACGGGTCAGCGCCGCGACGTTCGCAGTGCTCCTCGCGATGCTTCCCGCGACGGCGGCGGTGGTCGGCGCGGTCGTGCTGCGTCAGTGGCCGCACGGTCTGGACGTCGTCGGCCTGCTGCTCGTCTCAGGGGCGATCGCCCTGACCTCCGTCCGTCGCCGTCCGCGCGTCGAGGCCATCGCTCCCGCATGA
- a CDS encoding carbohydrate ABC transporter permease, with protein sequence MSAETAKSGTVAAAVVAATTPGGKVAKRASLAGTKLSSPWASLAAIIIALVWTTPTVGLLVTSFRPEADIRSDGWWNALAHPTFTMDNYQQAMFGNQTNFIGYFVNSLVITLPAVVIPISIALLAAYAFAWIDFKGRSLLFVAVFALQIVPIQVTLIPLLSQYVDWGINGSYWTVWLSHTMFALPLAIFLLHNFMKDIPPSLIEAARVDGAGHVQIFFRVLMPLLVPAIASFAIFQFLWVWNDLLVALTFAGGAPNVAPLTVRIAEMVGSRGSDWYLLSAGAFISMVVPVIVFLSLQRYFVRGLLAGSVKG encoded by the coding sequence ATGAGCGCCGAGACCGCCAAGTCCGGCACCGTCGCAGCGGCCGTCGTGGCCGCCACCACACCGGGGGGCAAGGTCGCCAAGCGGGCGAGCCTCGCCGGCACCAAGCTCAGCTCGCCGTGGGCGTCCCTCGCCGCGATCATCATCGCGTTGGTGTGGACGACGCCGACGGTCGGCCTGCTGGTCACGTCGTTCCGGCCGGAGGCCGACATCCGCAGCGACGGCTGGTGGAACGCCCTGGCCCACCCGACGTTCACGATGGACAACTACCAGCAGGCGATGTTCGGGAACCAGACGAACTTCATCGGGTACTTCGTCAACTCGCTGGTCATCACGCTGCCGGCTGTCGTGATCCCGATCTCGATCGCCCTGCTCGCGGCCTACGCGTTCGCGTGGATCGACTTCAAGGGTCGCAGCCTGCTGTTCGTCGCGGTCTTCGCCCTGCAGATCGTGCCGATCCAGGTCACCCTCATCCCGCTCCTCTCGCAGTACGTGGACTGGGGCATCAACGGGTCGTACTGGACGGTGTGGCTCTCGCACACGATGTTCGCCCTGCCGTTGGCGATCTTCCTGCTGCACAACTTCATGAAGGACATCCCGCCGTCGCTCATCGAGGCGGCCCGGGTGGACGGCGCCGGGCACGTGCAGATCTTCTTCCGCGTGCTCATGCCGCTCCTGGTCCCGGCGATCGCGTCCTTCGCGATCTTCCAGTTCCTGTGGGTGTGGAACGACCTGCTCGTCGCCCTCACCTTCGCCGGCGGGGCTCCGAACGTCGCCCCGCTGACGGTGCGCATCGCCGAGATGGTCGGCAGCCGTGGGTCCGACTGGTACCTGCTCTCCGCGGGCGCGTTCATCTCGATGGTCGTCCCGGTCATCGTGTTCCTGTCCCTGCAGCGCTACTTCGTCCGCGGCCTCCTGGCCGGCTCCGTCAAGGGCTGA
- a CDS encoding carbohydrate ABC transporter permease produces MLVVIVLFIVVMGAILFLVDRPKRVPRWVVITGFLGPAVLALAFGLVYPGLRTIYSSLFNRNGSEYVGFDNYARAFTESQFQIVLRNTAVWVLLVPILATVIGLVYAVLVDRTRFEKIAKTLVFLPMAISMVGASVIWKFVYEYRPTDRPQTGLLNQILVWLGMDSRQFLLNQPVNTLFLIVVMVWIQTGFAMTVLSASIKAIPDDIIEAARLDGLSGIGMFRHITVPSIRPALVVVLTTIAMGTMKVFDIVRTMTGGNFSTSVVANEFYKQSFGQNDKGLGAALAVVLFVLVIPLVVYNIRQMRMVEEIR; encoded by the coding sequence ATGCTCGTCGTCATCGTGCTCTTCATCGTGGTCATGGGTGCGATCCTGTTCCTGGTCGACAGGCCCAAGCGGGTTCCCCGGTGGGTCGTGATCACCGGCTTCCTCGGCCCGGCTGTGCTGGCCCTGGCGTTCGGCCTGGTCTACCCCGGGCTGCGCACCATCTACTCGTCGCTGTTCAACCGCAACGGCTCCGAGTACGTCGGCTTCGACAACTACGCGCGAGCCTTCACCGAGTCGCAGTTCCAGATCGTGCTGCGCAACACGGCCGTCTGGGTGCTCCTGGTCCCGATCCTGGCCACCGTGATCGGTCTGGTCTACGCCGTCCTGGTGGACCGGACCAGGTTCGAGAAGATCGCCAAGACGCTGGTCTTCCTGCCGATGGCGATCTCCATGGTCGGCGCCTCGGTGATCTGGAAGTTCGTCTACGAGTACCGGCCGACCGACCGCCCGCAGACCGGCCTGCTCAACCAGATCCTGGTGTGGCTCGGTATGGACTCCCGGCAGTTCCTGCTCAACCAGCCGGTGAACACGCTGTTCCTCATCGTCGTCATGGTGTGGATCCAGACCGGCTTCGCCATGACGGTGCTCTCGGCGTCGATCAAGGCGATCCCGGACGACATCATCGAGGCTGCCCGCCTCGACGGCCTGTCCGGCATCGGCATGTTCCGGCACATCACGGTGCCGAGCATCCGACCCGCCCTGGTCGTGGTGCTCACCACGATCGCGATGGGCACGATGAAGGTTTTCGACATCGTCCGAACGATGACCGGGGGCAACTTCTCCACGTCGGTGGTCGCCAACGAGTTCTACAAGCAGAGCTTCGGGCAGAACGACAAGGGCCTCGGCGCCGCGCTCGCGGTCGTGCTGTTCGTCCTGGTGATCCCGCTGGTGGTCTACAACATCCGTCAGATGCGCATGGTGGAGGAGATCCGATGA